The Elusimicrobiota bacterium genomic sequence TAAGCTCATGCTGGGCCGCGTCCGGGCCAAGATAGAGACCCAGGGCTTCAAGATCGAGTTCTCGGAGGAGACGGAGAAGTTCCTCATTAAGAACGGCTTCGACCCCAATTACGGGGCCCGCCCCTTGGCTCGGACCATCCAGAGGGCGATCGAGGATCCCCTGGCCGAGGAGATTCTCATGAAGAAATTCGAGGCGGGGGCCACCATCTACGTGGACCTGGACGGCTCCGGGGAAAAGCTCACTTTCGGGTCAAGCCCGGCGGCTAAGGTTAAGTAAGCAGGCGCCGCGCTACGAGCGCCTGCTGCTTTTGCGGCGTCCGACTCTAGGCGAGAGCCTTGCGTATTCCGGTTTTTACTGTTATCCTTACACCATGATTTCTCCCTCGGGAAACCCGGGAAAAAGGCTCGACCGCGTGGATTTGCTGTTGATCGGCGCCTTGGCTCTGGCCGGCGCCTCGTACGCCGCGGCTAATTGGCGCCAGGGCCCGGAGGGAGGTCCGGCGCAGGGAGTGCCCCGCGTCTTCTCCGCCGTGGCCAGCAAGCTGAATTTCTCCGGAGAGGCCGCTGTCCCGACCCCGGCCGCGCCGCCCTCCATTCTAAAGGAGCAGGAATGGGGGGAGATGACCGGGGAGCTTGCCCGCCTGTCCACGAGGTACTCCGGACGCGTGGCCATTTACTTGCGAGACCTTCGCAGCGGCAAGACCTGGTCCTACCATGAGAGCGATCTCTTCCCCTCGGCCAGCCTCATCAAGGTGCCCATCATGGTCTGCGTCTTTTACAGGATACAAGAGGGCAAGATGTCCTTGAGCGACAAGCTGGCCTTGCGTCGGCCCTTGCGCCGGGGGGGCTCCGGCTCGCTTAAATGGCAGCCGGACGGCTCGCGCTTTACGGTCTGGGAGCTGGTCGGGCGAATGATCAACGAGTCGGACAACACGGCCACGGCCATGCTTCTCGACTCCATGGGCCTGGGCTACGTCCAACAGCAGTTCCCGCGCATGGGCCTGGTGTACACCGGAATTTACGAAGAGGGCATGAGCATCCGGGGCGGGAAGGTGGCCCACGAGAATTACACCACGGCCCAGGAGATGACCATGCTCCTTGAGAAAATATACCGGGGCGAGCTGGTGGACAGGAATTCGAGCCAGCTCATGCTGGATTTTCTGAGGCGCAAGAAGGCCATCGCCTCGCGCCTCGCCAAGGGGCTGCCCTTGGGCTGGAGCATAGCCCACAAGACCGGGCTCCTGCGCCAGGCCTGCCATGACTCCGCGATTTTCCTGACCCCCAACGGGGACTACGCCCTCACGGTCCTGACCGGCCAGAACGCCAGCTACAAGATCGCCAAGGATTTCATCACGCGCCTGGGGCGCATCACCTTCAAGCATTACAACGGCGAAAAGCGCTACTACGCCAAGGCCGTGCGGCGCGCCTGGCCGTATGGTAAGGGGCCAGGTGCTGCAAGGTAGCAGTCTCCAGCGTCATGGGGCGAGCGCTGTTTCTGTTCCTCAGCCTTTTTAATTCCCCGGCCATTGCGCTCTCCCATGAAGCTGTCATATCTAGGACATGGGACCACCTTTCTCTCGGGGACGGCCTCGAGCAAATCCAAATAATCTACCGCCCCAGCCGTGATTGGCCCTCCTACATGGAACCAAAATGGGGGGTCAGTCGTATAAGATTGGAGAGGAGCTCGGTCAAGGCCATGCCCCGACCCATAGAAGTCCTGTGGCTGGGGATGAAAAAAGGCAGACTCGTTCGCCTAGAGGTGATGTATGAAGAGGGGGCGGTGCCTTTGGGCAAGTTGGTGGACAGGCTGTCCTCGGACTACGGGCCTCCTCGGCGGGAAGAGGGCGATTATTGGTGGAGCGACGGGCAAACCGCCTTGCGAGTGTTCGCCGTCAAGGGCAGGACGAGCGCGGAGCTCATGAATGTTGAGCAAATGTGATAAAATCACGGAACTCGGCTCGGGCGGCTCGTAAGCCCGCGGCGAGAGGGGGTAAGGGGCATGGATAGCGCGAAAGGCAAGGCCTTGGAGCTGGCTTTGACGCAGATCGAGAAGGCTTACGGCCGCGAGGCCATCATGAAGCTGGGGGAGCGCGCCGCCAAGATCAAGGTGGATACGATTCCCACGGGAGTCCTGTCCTTGGATTTGGCCCTGGGAGTCGGCGGATTCCCCCGCGGGCGCATCATCGAGATTTACGGCCCGGAGTCCTCCGGCAAGACCACCTTGGCTTTGCAGGCCGTGGCCATGGCCCAGAAGGCCGGGGGCTCGGCCGCCTACATAGACGCCGAGCACGCCATGGATCCGGCCTACGCCAAGCAATTGGGCGTGGAAATCGAGAACCTCCTCATCGCCCAGCCTGACTCGGGGGAGGAGGCCCTTGAGATCACCGAGAAGCTGGTGCGCTCTAGCGCCTTGGACATCATCGTGGTGGACTCGGTCGCGGCCTTGGTCCCCAAGGCCGAGATAGAGGGAGAGATGGGCGACAGCCACATGGGCCTGCAGGCCCGCCTCATGAGCCAGGCCTTAAGAAAGCTTACGGCCTCCATCGCCCGCAGCAAGACCTGCCTCATCTTCATCAACCAGATCCGCCATAAGATCGGGGTCATGTTCGGCAATCCCGAGACCACGACCGGGGGCCTGGCCCTTAAGTTCTACGCCACGCTGCGCTTGGACATCCGGCGCATCGAGAACATCAAGGAGGGCGACGTTGTCGTAGGCGCCCGCGCGCGGGTCAAGATCGTCAAGAACAAGGTGGCCCCTCCCTACCGCACGGCCGAGTTCGAGATGATCCACGGCTACGGGGTTTCCCGCGAGGGGTGTCTCCTAGACATGGGCACGGAGTCCCAGATCATCGAGAAGTCCGGTTCGTGGTTTCTCTACGGCGGCGACAGGCTGGGCCAAGGGCGCGAGAACGCCAAGGCCTACCTCAAGCAGAACGCGGAGGTCGCGGCCCGCATCGAGAAGGCCCTGCGCGACAAATTCCTGGTGAGCGCCTCCAACCAGGAGCCCCAGGCCGCGAAGCCCGGAAAGGCTCCTATCGCCAAGGCGGCGACAGGGGTCCGTTGATTGGCTGAGAGCCCCCTTCTCGAGGAGTATCGGCGCTATCTCACCCTCGAGAGGGGGCTCTCGCCCAAT encodes the following:
- a CDS encoding serine hydrolase, with the translated sequence MISPSGNPGKRLDRVDLLLIGALALAGASYAAANWRQGPEGGPAQGVPRVFSAVASKLNFSGEAAVPTPAAPPSILKEQEWGEMTGELARLSTRYSGRVAIYLRDLRSGKTWSYHESDLFPSASLIKVPIMVCVFYRIQEGKMSLSDKLALRRPLRRGGSGSLKWQPDGSRFTVWELVGRMINESDNTATAMLLDSMGLGYVQQQFPRMGLVYTGIYEEGMSIRGGKVAHENYTTAQEMTMLLEKIYRGELVDRNSSQLMLDFLRRKKAIASRLAKGLPLGWSIAHKTGLLRQACHDSAIFLTPNGDYALTVLTGQNASYKIAKDFITRLGRITFKHYNGEKRYYAKAVRRAWPYGKGPGAAR
- the recA gene encoding recombinase RecA, yielding MDSAKGKALELALTQIEKAYGREAIMKLGERAAKIKVDTIPTGVLSLDLALGVGGFPRGRIIEIYGPESSGKTTLALQAVAMAQKAGGSAAYIDAEHAMDPAYAKQLGVEIENLLIAQPDSGEEALEITEKLVRSSALDIIVVDSVAALVPKAEIEGEMGDSHMGLQARLMSQALRKLTASIARSKTCLIFINQIRHKIGVMFGNPETTTGGLALKFYATLRLDIRRIENIKEGDVVVGARARVKIVKNKVAPPYRTAEFEMIHGYGVSREGCLLDMGTESQIIEKSGSWFLYGGDRLGQGRENAKAYLKQNAEVAARIEKALRDKFLVSASNQEPQAAKPGKAPIAKAATGVR